One Pseudobutyrivibrio xylanivorans genomic window, TAGGATTGTTAGCCAGGTCCTCTGCACTTCCAGCACGGCCTTCCTTCTTACCAAATGTGTTGTAATGATTCTCCAATGCCTTTGCAGATGTTCCTACTGCTGCAACTACGTCTGCATTCTGAGATGCATAATAATCTGCGTCAAATGCAGCATAGGCTGGCACAGATGTTGCAACTGTTGCTGCTGCCACTGTGAGTGCCATAAGTTTCACAAGTTTCTTGTTTCGAGTCATAGTTTACTGTCCCTCCTAAAATTATTATTTCTCCCAGTCCCCAAATATTATGCAACCATTTGGTAGCACGGAAGAGTCAAAAATATGCAGCTTTATGCTGCCCCCTAACTTTTTCTGCCACCAAATGGTGGCATCCATGCACTTAATATACCACCATTTGGTAGCATTGTCTTAGAGTTCTTGATTATTTAACATATTTTTCACACTCTTTTCATTTCGATGTTAATTTATCTGACAGCATTCTTTAAGGGAGGGTTCGTTTGTATATTAAGAGACTTGAAGACCTAAGAATAGATCACGATTTATCTCAACAGCAAATTGCGGATATACTCTTCTGTAAAAGAGAGGTCTACAGAAGATATGAAAAGGGGATAAGAGAATTACCGCTTTCCTATGCTATAAAGCTTGCGGATTATTATAGGGTATCATTAGATTATTTAGTTGGGAGAACAGATAAAAAATAAGCTGGATGGAATTCAAATTTGAATTTCATCCAGCTTTTTATTAGGGTTAAAATGCTGCCATAAAATACGAAAGAGACGCCAGCGGAGCGTCTCTTTCAAAAGGGAGAATAATGTTATGAAAAAATTGTATCTCTTTCGAGATGAGTATATATTAACTAATAATTATGTACAAATAAAGTGTATTTTGTGAATAGTTTGTGAATTTACAAAGTTTTCTGTCAACTTAAACGTTTTCTCAAACTTCGCTTTTCACATGACCCGTAAACTCCGCTGGTAGCTTCTCTTCAATTCAATAGGAAGCGTAATTACTGAATTGTCTCAACCTTGATAGTGTTTGTGTTTCCACAATTGCCATCCATAGGACCGCCTGTAAGAACAACCATGTCACCCTTGTTTAAGTCAAGCATCTGCTGTACACGGTTAACTGCATGGTAGAACATAACGTCAAGAGACTTGAACTTGTCTACAAGAACTGGTGTAACACCCCAGCTAAGTGCAAGCTTTCTCCATACCTTCTTATCTGTAGTCATAGCAACAACATCAACAGGGCATCTGAAACGGCTTACGCGACGAGCTGTGTAACCTGACATTGTGCAAGCAACGATAGCCTTTGCGCTAACGTCGATAGCCATTGAACATGTTGAGTGGCAAACAGCATCTGGTGTAGTTGTGATTGAAATATCATCCTTATGGAAACGACCTTCGTAGTTGATGTCGTTCTCTGTTGTCTCAGCGATTTCAGCCATTGTAGCAACAGCCTGAACTGGGTACTTACCCTGAGCAGACTCGCCTGAAAGCATGATAGCTGAAGTACCATCATATACAGCGTTTGCAACGTCAGAAATCTCCGCACGTGTTGGACGTGGATTTGTAATCATTGACTCAAGCATCTCTGTAGCAGTAACAACTCTCTTACCAAGTGCACGTGCCTTAGAGATAAGTTCCTTCTGAACAGCTGGAAGCTTTACGAATGGAATTTCAACACCAAGGTCACCACGAGCAACCATGATACCGTTAGCAATCTCAAGGATTTCCTCTACATTGTCAACACCTGGCTGGTTCTCGATCTTTGCGATAACCTCGATATCCTCTCCGCCGTTCTCGTCAAGGAATGTTCTAAGCTCTACCATATCCTTCTTTGTAGAAACGAAAGATGCAGCAATGAAGTCAACATCGTTCTCGATACCGAAAAGGATGTCCTTCTTGTCCTGCTCTGAAAGGTAAGGACCAGACATAACCTTGTTAGGGAAGCTCATAGACTTCTTGTTTGACATTGTGCCGCCTGTTGTACACTTTGTAATAACGTCATGACCTTTAATCTCTGTAACCTCGAAGAACACGATACCATTGCAAACTGAAAGTGTATCACCAACTGCAAGATCGTTGTGAAGGTTCTTGTGAGTAACAGAAACACGTGTCTCATCACCCTCTACATCATCTGTTGTGAAGATAAATGTATCACCTTCCTTAACTGTAACAGAACCGTCCTTGAAAGTCTTAATACGGTACTCAGGTCCCTTTGTATCAAGAAGAATTGCGATTGGAAGGTTGAGCTTCTTACGAACCTTCTTTACCAAATCCATCTTCATTCCCTGCTCCTCATGATCACCATGGGAAAAATTCATTCTGGCAACGTTCATACCAGCCTGTGCCATAGCTGTGAGAGTTTCCTCGTTCATGCTGGCTGGGCCGATAGTACAAATAATCTTAGTCTTTCTCATCAAATTACTCCTCTTATTTCTAAAACCTAACATTTTAATATGTAAAAACACTTGTTTTTAAAAAAAATCAAAAATCTTATCAATAATAACACCAAATGCCCCATTCGTAAACAAAGGTTAATTAATTAACAAAAGAGTGAGATCAATTTTGTGCAAATTGACCTCACTCAAACATTTAAGTAACTATATTTTTATTTAAAAATTGTTAGAATGCCAAGCTTAGAAAGTACATAAGCTAGAAGTGCACATACTGCTGCAATTGCTGCAATAATGGCAACAACCGCTGCTGTACCAAGTCCATCATTTACAACAGCTTGAGGTACTTCCTCTTCAGGAACCTTCTCCTCTACTGCAGGCTGCTCTGTGGCATCCTCCACTTCTCGGATTGTTACACTAACAAGCATTAGTATTTCCCCGCTCGACAGCACGTCTCGCTAAGGAAATCTAATAGCTTGTTAGTTACAATCCTGTATTTACAGCACATCGTTACGCTTTATGTACGCTGGGGTTACGGATTCAGACACAATTTTCTTCACGTTCTTTACCTTTACCCATTTATCGATAACTGCGTTTTCGATGTAGGTGCCGTCGCTGATATCAGCATAAGAAAGAATGATGGAATTCTTTACTATGGCGCCTTTTCCGATATGAACGTGGCGTCCTATGATTGAATTCTCAACTGTTCCTTCGATTAAAGCTGCATTACAAACCATGGAGTTAGTAACCTTTGCGCCTTGGAAATACTGAGTTGGGCAGGCATCGGTAGTCTTTGTGTAGAATGGCCAATCCTGCTTGAAGAAATCCATCGCTGTGGCGTAATCCAAAAGTTCCATGTTAGCTCTGTAATAATCATCCAGGCTGGTGATTGCTGCGAAATAACCCTTGTGCTGATAACCTCTGATATCAAGAGTATCGCAGGAAAGTGCAATAATATCAGCAAGGGAATATGCACTGGACTCTCTCTTTGCCTTCTTAATCAACGCTACAAAAAGGTCCTTCTTCATTACATAGGTGTCCATGCTGATATTCTTATCCTTAGCAGTACCCATGTTTCTAGTGATGCTCTGTACACCCTTTTGCTTATTAAGCTCCACCACATTGCAGGCTCTGTAATATTCCTTTGCCTGATCAACCTTGTGATAAAGGATCGTAATATCATTTCCAGCCTCCACATGGTCATCCAAAAGCTTCTGATAATCCTGCTTGTAAACCATGTAGCTTGGAGCAATAATCACGTAATCCTGAGGCATACGCTCAATCTGCTCCAGATTCTCCATGTATGCTGTAATATCTGTATTATAGATAGAATTTGCACCATTATTCTGAGTAAACAGAAGCTGCAGGTTACCACGCTTTGAATTGATATTATAATGGCGTCCTGAGCCAATGTGCTCAACAATCGAACGAGGTCTGCTGTTCAAATATACGTGAATACGATTGATTCCACTATTACTCATATTTGATAGTGGAAAATCGATAACACGAAATCTTCCTATAAATGTAAAGGCTCCGATTGGTCGATAATCGTGAAGGCCCTCAACTCTAATATAATTAGCTGCCGAATTAATTACACCAAATGCTTTATTTGCCATAGCTTAATCCTCCCCCTTTACGTTTTTAGCCACGAGAAGGATTTCCTCGCTCTTTTTGTCGCCAACCTTGGCATTCTTGCCGATTCGAACATTTTCAGCTACAAGAGCTCTTGTAACCACTGCCCCCTCCTCAACAATAGCACCTGGCATAAGCACAGAATCAATGACCTTTGCTCCCGGAGCAATCTTACAATTCGTGAAAATTACAGAACGCTGAACAGTTCCACCAACTGCAGCTCCCTGATTAATATAAGCCCCGTCAATCTTTGCCGTAGAAGCAATATACTGAGGAACGATTCCTGAATCCTCAGTGTAAATCTTCCAAGAAGTATCATCCAAATTCAGTTCATTATCGCTATCAAGAAGATCCATGTTTGCTTCCCAAAGTGAATCGATAGTTCCAACGTCCTTCCAATAGCCAGAGAACTCGTAAGCGCAAAGCTTCTTTCCACCATTCAGCATTACAGGAATAATATCCTTACCAAAATCGTGGTCAGAGTCTGGATTCTTCATATCCTCCACAAGCAACTTGCGAAGTGTCTTCCATGTGAAAATATAAATACCCATTGAAGCCAGATTGCTCTTTGGCTTTGCAGGCTTCTCCTCGAACTCGATGATGCGTCCCTCACCATCAGTATTCATAATACCGAATCGGCTAGCTTCCCTCATTGGTACACCACGAACTGCGATTGTAGCATCTGCCCCCTGCTCTTTATGGAAGCGAAGCATCTTATCATAGTTCATTTTATAAATATGGTCGCCCGAAAGTATCAGGAGATATTCTGGATCATAGGCATCAATAAAATCGATATTCTGCGATATTGCATCTGCAGTACCGCGATAAACATCAAGACCTGAATCAGCCTTCTCACGTGGTGTCAAAACGAAAACACCGCTGTCCTTTGTATCAAGTCCCCATCTGCCACCTGCAGCAACATAACTGTTCAACAGTACAGATTCATACTGAGTGAGGACACCTACAATATCAACGCCTGAATTGGCACAATTACTAAGTGGAAAATCAATGATGCGGTACTTACCGCCATAAGAAACTGCTGGCTTTGCAACTTTATTGGTCAAATCGTGAAGACGACTGCCACGACCACCAGCCAAGATCATGGCCAGCATATTAGATTGAGCCATAAAACTACCTCCCTTTAAGATACATTATTTTTCTTCTTATTTATAGTTTACACATTTTGCACAAAAGTAGCAATAAATCTTTAAGTTTTTTGTGGAATTTTCATGCAGAATTCAAGATTTCAATTGTAATCTATTGTCTTAATATTTAAATAATTCTGAATATAAAAAAATAGTATATTTTTGCTTGACGTGGGAGTGGAACCGTAGTATTATACTTCTTGTCGCGAGGGACAAGAGCTCAGCGACAAACAAATAAATCAAGTATGGTTCCTTGGTCAAGCGGTTAAGACGTCGCCCTCTCACGGCGAAAACAGCGGTTCGATTCCGCTAGGAACTGCTAAAAGCATCGCGAAGCGCGATGCTTTTTTTTGCCCTTTGATGATATCTATGTTTACGGGCCCCGATGATATATACCCTGCCCAGTTCTCATGCAGCATTTGAGCAAAATGTTAGATTTTCTTAAGCTACTAGTGGAGCTTTTTGTGGGTGTCCTTCCATTGATTTTGCACTTCGAATTTGAAAAAAGAGGGCCTTGCCCTACAAAAAAGTGCTAGAAAATTTCAATTGAAATCTTCTAGCACTGTATTATTTATTCTTTATGTACATCTGATAAAGTCTTTTCCTCTACAGCTGTCGCTGCATCTAAATTAGGCTCATGTTTCTTCTCAGCCTCCGCTTCTGGCTCCTCACATGGGAAGGTCATAAAGCTAAGATATTGTGCCACATACTTTTTATCAACTCTAATCTTGTTCTTTCTAAACAGTTTTTTGATGTATCCTATTTCAACGTATTCAGCTCTCTCTTCCTTGGTAGCTTTCTTTGTTTTTTCGTTCTTTGTAGAATCCTCGACTAAAGCTTTTTCCTTATCTAAATCTTCATAATCAAAATGGAAGGAATCAATATTGTCACAAATAAACTTTATAGGAACAGGATAAACCTTACCAGCTTTTGTCATTACAGGCTTATCGCCACACAGGAATTTATCATCCACTCTGGAGTACACATACAACTCCTCGTTATCAAAGCTTTTGTCCTCGTTAAGCTTTCCGCTCAAATTTACCAGTAAGTGGGATTCCTTTGGTTTTATACTGTCACATAAGAATACCATAAGAATACCCTCTGCAATTATAATAAGTGACAAAACTAAAATAACCTTTGAAAGATTCGAACCATATATATTTATAGCCACATAGGAAAATAACGCACCTACAATAATAAACACATATGCAAAACAGGTATAATACCATGCTTCTTGAGTCTCGCTTAATTTTTTCTTCCTGAAATCCATTAATGAAAAATAACCGATTATGAGGATGGCAACAACAATAAGCCCCAACATACCTATCAATATTAATGGATTAGAGCGCATAGCAAATGTATACACAACATTTATAAACGCTGTCATAGCTAATATGACAAGCGTTGCAGCCATATCCTTCTTTTTCTCAGCCTTTTCCCCTAATAACAGTATTTCAAGAATATTTCTGTTAAGCAGTTTTTTGTAAGAACAAAAAGCACCTAAAGACATCAATATAACTGCGACTATTCCAACAATTGTATTGCCAACAGGTCCTAAATCGATGTACTTACCAATAGTATCCAAAATAGCACTCATATACTTAATCTCCCTTCATTATTTACTCAAATTATATTATATGAGCAAATATTGTGCAACGATTCTAACATTTAGAGGTTTTTTCTTCATATTAAAAAGGAGTCATCCACCATCATGGATAACTCCTCTCAATATAGCTTTTTATAATTTTAGAAAAGACCCTTTACTGTAGGGTAAAGCTTCTTGAACTCCTGATATCTCTCTTCGTATTTACGAATCAACTCCGGATCTGGCTCAACTGTTGTCTTAACCTTTACAAGCTTCTCGCAAGCCTCTTCTACAGAAGCGTACTCGCCGCATCCAACTGCTGCAAGGATAGCTCCACCAAGACCTGGGCCTTCCTCGTTTTCAAGGATATCAAGCTTAAGGTTCATAACTGAAGCGATAATCTGCTGCCATAATGGAGACTTTGCACCACCACCGCAAATCTTAGAGCGCTCTATTACGATACCCTGGCTACGTGCAACCTCAAGGGAATCACGAAGACCAAATGCAACACCCTCAAGAACTGCCTGTGTCATATCCTCACGAGTTGTGTCCATAGACATTCCGATGAACATAGCACGTGCATCTGGATTGTTGTGTGGGCTACGCTCTCCCATAAGGTATGGAAGGTAGAATACGCGGTTCTCGCCAAGATTCTTGATGCCTGCCTGCTCTGCTGGGTAATCCTTTGTCTTAAGGATTTCATCCATCCACCATTTGTTGCAAGATGCAGCT contains:
- a CDS encoding helix-turn-helix domain-containing protein, translated to MYIKRLEDLRIDHDLSQQQIADILFCKREVYRRYEKGIRELPLSYAIKLADYYRVSLDYLVGRTDKK
- the pyk gene encoding pyruvate kinase encodes the protein MRKTKIICTIGPASMNEETLTAMAQAGMNVARMNFSHGDHEEQGMKMDLVKKVRKKLNLPIAILLDTKGPEYRIKTFKDGSVTVKEGDTFIFTTDDVEGDETRVSVTHKNLHNDLAVGDTLSVCNGIVFFEVTEIKGHDVITKCTTGGTMSNKKSMSFPNKVMSGPYLSEQDKKDILFGIENDVDFIAASFVSTKKDMVELRTFLDENGGEDIEVIAKIENQPGVDNVEEILEIANGIMVARGDLGVEIPFVKLPAVQKELISKARALGKRVVTATEMLESMITNPRPTRAEISDVANAVYDGTSAIMLSGESAQGKYPVQAVATMAEIAETTENDINYEGRFHKDDISITTTPDAVCHSTCSMAIDVSAKAIVACTMSGYTARRVSRFRCPVDVVAMTTDKKVWRKLALSWGVTPVLVDKFKSLDVMFYHAVNRVQQMLDLNKGDMVVLTGGPMDGNCGNTNTIKVETIQ
- the glgD gene encoding glucose-1-phosphate adenylyltransferase subunit GlgD; translation: MANKAFGVINSAANYIRVEGLHDYRPIGAFTFIGRFRVIDFPLSNMSNSGINRIHVYLNSRPRSIVEHIGSGRHYNINSKRGNLQLLFTQNNGANSIYNTDITAYMENLEQIERMPQDYVIIAPSYMVYKQDYQKLLDDHVEAGNDITILYHKVDQAKEYYRACNVVELNKQKGVQSITRNMGTAKDKNISMDTYVMKKDLFVALIKKAKRESSAYSLADIIALSCDTLDIRGYQHKGYFAAITSLDDYYRANMELLDYATAMDFFKQDWPFYTKTTDACPTQYFQGAKVTNSMVCNAALIEGTVENSIIGRHVHIGKGAIVKNSIILSYADISDGTYIENAVIDKWVKVKNVKKIVSESVTPAYIKRNDVL
- a CDS encoding glucose-1-phosphate adenylyltransferase, with amino-acid sequence MAQSNMLAMILAGGRGSRLHDLTNKVAKPAVSYGGKYRIIDFPLSNCANSGVDIVGVLTQYESVLLNSYVAAGGRWGLDTKDSGVFVLTPREKADSGLDVYRGTADAISQNIDFIDAYDPEYLLILSGDHIYKMNYDKMLRFHKEQGADATIAVRGVPMREASRFGIMNTDGEGRIIEFEEKPAKPKSNLASMGIYIFTWKTLRKLLVEDMKNPDSDHDFGKDIIPVMLNGGKKLCAYEFSGYWKDVGTIDSLWEANMDLLDSDNELNLDDTSWKIYTEDSGIVPQYIASTAKIDGAYINQGAAVGGTVQRSVIFTNCKIAPGAKVIDSVLMPGAIVEEGAVVTRALVAENVRIGKNAKVGDKKSEEILLVAKNVKGED